The nucleotide sequence GAGACACAGGTGAAGGGGCCCTCGGTGCGGGCCGCGAAGGCGCTCTTCCCGCTGCCGGACGGCCCCACCAGGTGGATCAGCCGGGGGAACCCGCCGTCGCGCCACCGCCAGGTCGCCGCGACGGCCTCGCGCACGGAGCCGACCCGCCCCTGCGCGTACATCTCGCGGGCTTCCGCCCAGCAGCGGTCCGCGGCCTCGCCCCCGACGCCGTCCCGCGCCAGTTCCTCGCGCAGTCCGTCCCGCAAGGGGCGCAGCGGCGCCTCGCTCATCAGCGCGGCCTCCTCCGCGTGCAGGGCGGACCACTCCGCCTGCTCCCGGGCCGTCTTCTCCCGCGCGGTCGCCGCGGCGACCGCGTGCAGCACCGCGGGCCGGGCCGCGAACGACATCCGGACGAGTCCGGCCCGCCGCTCCGCGTCCGGGTAAGGGCGGTGCAGTGCGCCGTGCAGACCGACCAGGTCGGCGACCCGTCTCGCGAGCGGGACGCCGAGCGGTGCGGCGGACCGGGTCATCAGCCGGGCCCGCGGTGTGCGGTGCAGCAGCGCGGCCAGCACGCCCGCGAGCCGTGCGTCGCCCCGGGTGCCCAGCGTGTCGAGCCGGGCGCCCGCCTCGGCGGCGGCCTCGGGGTCGGTGTCGTCCTGCGCGGCGCCCAGGTGCAGGGCGAGTGCTTGCGGGTCCGCGGCGGCCCCGGACCGTACGGCCCACAGCGCGGCGGCCGGGCCGAGTCCGTTGGGCACGACGCCCGTGTGCATCCAGTGCGTGCTCGTCGTCACGTGTCCGGGCCGCACCCACTTGGCGACCCGAGCGGCGAAGTCCGCCCGCGTGAACCCCTCGACGGTGCGGACGACGAAGCCCTCCTGTCTGCCGGTCTCCACCCGCAGCCGGCGCAACGCCCGCTCGTCGCACGTGCCGCGCCACACCACGGGCGGCGCCGGCACCCCCAGTGCGCGCAGGAACCGCACGGTCGCGTCCCAGTCGAGACACCGGTCCCGGTCGTCCCACACGGAGAAGCCGTAGAAGTAGCTCTCCAGGTCGTCGTAGGGGATCGAGTGCCGGGCGTACATGTTCTCCCCGCACACCCGCCAGCCCTCGGGTATCCGCGCGCCGATCCGCCCCTGGAGCGCCTTGACCCAGGCCCGCGAGGGGTGGTGCGCGGAGTCGACGGACCGCGCGTGCAGTCCGTCCGCGTACAGCGTCGTGTTCTCCCCGTCGAGCTTCTCGGTGACGACGACCTCACGGCCGGCGAACCCGCCCAGCCCGCCGGACCGCACATCGTCCGAGGACGCACCCGGTGACCAGGGCAGATGCGGGGTCCGGGGGTAGGGGGTAGGCATGCGGGCCACTATAGGAGCGGGGAATCGGCCGCTCCATCGGATTACCGCGGGCCCGGCGGGGTCAGGCGGCCGCGGTCTCCTCCGCCAGCCGCTGGAACTCGCCGAGGTCGTAGTTGGCGAGGGTGGAGTCCAGGTTGGTGAGGGCGCCGAGCCGCTCGACGAAGCCCTTGGGGTCGTACTCGATCTGCACGGTGACGCGGCTCGTCGTGTCGCTCAGCCGGTGGAAGGTGACCACGCCCGCGTGGTCGACCCCCTCCACGGTGTGCCAGGCGATGCGTTCCTGGGGAACGACCTCGGTGAGTTCGGCGACGAAGTTCTTGTCGGCGCCCGGCAGTTGCAGCTGCCAGGCGAACCGGTGGGCGTCCAGCCGCTCCACGAGCCGTACGTGGGTCAGGAAGGACGGCCAACGTGTGACATCGCTCCAGAGCGCCCAGGCGACGCTCACTGGCGCTTCGACGTCGACGGTCTCCACGAGGGACGCGGACATGGGGAACCTCTCTCCCGGTAGCTGGGGTCGGGACCGGCCCGACGGTCAGGTGCGGAGCGGATACCCCGGCACACGCCGGCCACACGGCCGGGCCGTCGGCCCGCACACCGGCGGCACGGCTCTCACAGTCCGAACAGCAGCGCCCCGTTGTCGTGGCACACCGCCCGCAGCCAGTCCTCCCCCAGTCCCAGCCTCTCCAAGGCATGCAGCTGGTGCAGGTACGGGTAGGGGATGTTGGGGAAGTCGGAGCCGAGCAGCACCCGGTCCCCGAGCGCGGCGAGCCGGGGCAGGGCCCGGTGCGGGAACGGCGCGAGCTCTTCGGCGAAGTCGGTGAACGTCATCGTCGTGTCGAGCCGCACCTCCCCGTACCGCTCGGCGAGTCCGAGGAACTCCTCGTACTCGGGCATCCCGAGGTGCGCGACGACCAGCCGCAGCCGTGGATGGCGCGCCAGCACCCGGGCGATCGGCTCGGGGCCGGTGTGCTTGCCGGGGGCGGGACCGGAGCCGCAGTGGATGACGACGGGGATCCCGGCCTCGGCCAGCAACCCCCAGGCCGGCCGCAGGAGTTCGTCGGCCGGGTCGTACGCCCCCACCTGGACGTGCGCCTTGAAGACCCGTGCCCCCGCCTCGACCGCCTCGCGGACGTAGGTCTCCACGCCCGGCTCCGGATAGAGGGTGGCGGTGTGCAGGCAGTCGGGGGTGCGGTGCGCGAAGTCGGCCGCCCAGCCGTTCAGCCACCGGGCCATGCCGGGCTTGTGCGGGTAGAGCATCGCGGTGAACGCCCTGACGCCGAACCCGCGCAGCACGGCGGTCCGTTCGGCCTCCTCCTGCCGGTAGGTGATCGGCCACCGGAGCCCGCCGGTGAGGGAGCCCAGGGCGTCGAAGTAGTCCCAGACCTTGTGCAGGACCCGCTCGGGCATGAAGTGGGTGTGGACGTCGACCAGACCCGGCAGACCGAGTTCCGTCCAGAAGCGCCTGACCTCGGCGGCCTCGTCACGGGCCCCGTCATCGGCTCGCGCGGGGGCCGGAGCGGGTCCGGTGGGGGCGCCGGGGCCGCCGGGTGCTGCGCGGTGATCGTCCATAGGGCCAACGATCGGTGCGGCCGGGGCCGCGGTCCATTCCTTCGGGCAAGGAATCCGTGAGGGATCGGTCACCGTCGGGGGGTGAACGCGAACAGGCCCCAGGGGGCGTACCCCCCTGGGACCTGCCGGGTGCGTGGGATCAGGCCGGCGTGATGTTCTCGGCCTGCGGGCCCTTCTGACCCTGGGTGATGTCGAAGGTGACCGCCTGGCCTTCCTGGAGCTCACGGAAGCCGGTGGCGTTGATGTTGGAGTAGTGCGCGAAGACGTCCGGTCCGCCGCCGTCCTGGGCGATGAAGCCGAAGCCCTTTTCGGCGTTGAACCACTTGACGGTTCCGCTGGCCATGCTGGTGCCTCTCAGTCGCTGTCGGGAACCGCACCGCGCGGAACCCGGAGGTGATCGCCCTGGTACGGCACTGGACAGCAAAACACCCGCGCGGCAGCGCGGGCGGGTACTGCGAACCAACCACGACATCTGAGGGCGACGCTACACGGCGAAACCGGCCCCCACCAGACGGCGACGGCCGTGTTTCGCCCAAGTGTTGGGGTCCGCGACGACGAACGGGTGAGCGCCGGGGACATGACGGCACCGTCGCCGGCCCATCGGCGGGGGTGCCGGCGCGGGTGCGGGCACCTCGCGCCGCCGCGTCCGCGCGTCGCGGCGGAACACACGAACGGAACCATTCAGGCCGGTTGTCCGTACTATCTGTCCAGCAGGGCCCCATGTACGTACACCTGTCGCTGCGTGCCCGACGAGCACCACCGCCGCGGCGCGTACGGCAGACGAGCGATCGCCGCACCGCACCGACGAAAGGTCGTGCCCCCATGTCCGAGAACGCGTCCGCCACCGAACTCGCCTCCCACTACACCGCGCAGGTGACCTCCGACCTGGACCGCAACACCAAGGAGCAGGAACGGATCGGCGCGGAGATCGCCTCCCTGGAGGAGCAGTTGACGGCCCTCCGGCACGATCACTCCGTGCTGGTGAGCATCCGGGAGGCCATCGCCGCCGCGCCCGCGCCCGCCGGCGCGGACCGGCCGTCCGCGGCCGCCCCGGTGCCCTCGCCCCGCCGCAAGGCCGCCGCTTCCGGTTCGGGCAAGCGGGCGCAGCCGAAGAAGAGCGCGTCGCGTGTCACCCGCAAGGCTGAAAAGCCGGCCGCGCCGAAGCGGGCGGCCGCCGCCGGACCCGCCGCCGATTCCGCGTCCTCCGCACAGCCCACTCTGGTCGACCTGGTCCGGCGCCACCTCACCGAGCAGAAGGAGCCCCGCTCGGCGGCCGAGATCACCACGGCCCTCGGTCAGGCGCACCCGGAGCGCAGCGTCAAGGCGACCGTGGTGCGGACCACGCTGGAGGGCCTCGTCGCCAAGGCCCAGGCACACCGTTCCAAGCAGGGGACGTCCGTCTTCTACACCGTCGCCGACGCTCCGCAGGCCGCGGGCGGGGCGAAGGCCGCGGGCAAGGAGAAGGCGGCCACGGCCTGACCCCGGACGCGCCGGACACCGTCACCGGGCGGCCGGTGGCGGACGTCGACAAGGGGTGGTTGGCGAACTTCCGGATATGGTCTTTTCATACGCCATATCGCCTGACGGGGAGGTCGTACGGTGGATGCCCCCCAGACGGCGGGCGGGACGCCGGAGCAGCCTTTGGGTGCTGTCGGGTACGCGGGTGTGCTGCGCGAGCTGCTGCCGATCGCCCTGTGGCGGGAGGACTCGGACGGGCGCATCGTGGAATGGTCGCTGGCCGCCCAGGACCTGCTCGGACACCGGCCGCAGGACGTCCTCGGCCGTGCCGCGGCGGCCCTGCTGGTGCCCGAGGGACGGCATGAGCTCGCCGACCAGCTCACCTACCGTGTCCAGGGCGGCGAGACCGTGGTCGGCACCCTCGCGGTGCGGCACCGGGACGGGCACGAGGTCACGATGGAGATGTGGATCGTGCCGGCCGCCGACGCTCGGGGGCGCACCGGCGCTCTGCTGATCGCCGTGGAGACCTCGCAGGTGCTGCGCATGCGTGACTCCCTGGCGGCGCTGGAGAGCCTGTTCAGCCAGTCGCCCATCGGCCTGGCGACCCTCGGCACCGACCTGCGGTTCCTGCGGGTCAACGACGCGCTCGCCCGGATGAACGGCGTCTCCGCGGCCGCGCACACGGGCAGACGGCTGACCGAGGTCGTGCCGGGCGTCAACGCCGTCGCGCTCGAGTCGACGATGCGGGAGGTGCTGGACGGGGGCAAGGCCGTCGTCGACGTGCGCCGCACCGGGCGCACCCCGGCGGACCCCGACCGCGAGCGGACCTGGTCGTGCTCCTACGCCCCCCTGGTCGACGGCGCCGGACGGACCCTGGGGCTGATCGCCTCGCTCATCGACATCACGGAGAGCCAGCGGGCCGAGCACGAGGCCGCCCGCGCCCGGCGCCGCTTCGCCCTGCTGGCGGAGGCCGGCACCCGGATCGGCACCACCTTGGACCTGCGGCAGACCTCGGAGGAGATCGTGCGGATGCTGGTCCCCCAGCTCGCCGACTCCGCCGACGTACAGCTCCTCGAAGAGGTGCTCGCACCGGACGAGTCCACCGCCGCCACCCACGGCGTCGTCCGGCGCATGGCCGCCCTCTTCCCCGACCCGTCGGCGCCGACGGCGCGGCTGCTGCCGGGCATGACGTCCCGCATCGCGCGCGGCTCCCTCTATGAACGGGTCATCGCGGACGGCCGTCCCACCGACCTCTACCGGTCCGACGTCCCGGCGCTGGTCACCGACCCCCGCGCCGACGAACTGCGCGCCTACCTGATGGGTCTGGGCTCCGCGCGGCTGATCCCGCTGGTGGCGCGGGGCAAGGTGCTCGGGGCGGTCGTGGTGACCCGGCTGCGCAGCCGGGAGCCCTTCGACGAGCAGGACAGTGTGCTCATCGACGAACTGGCGGCGCGCGCGGCCCTGAACATCGACAACGCGCTCATGTACACCCGGCAGCGCGCGGCGGCGCTGACCCTGCAACGCAGCCTGACCAACAGCGCGCTGCCCGCCGTCCCGGGCCTCGAACTCACGGGACGGTACCTGCCCGCCAGTGAGCACGACGTCGGCGGTGACTGGTTCGACGTCATCGCGCTGCCCGAGGGCCGCACCGGACTCGTCATCGGCGACGTGATGGGGCACGGTGTGCACGCGGCGGCGCTCATGGGCCAGCTCCGCACGGCGGTGCGCGCCCTGGCCCGGCACGACGTCGACCCGGCCCGTCTGCTGCGCTCGCTGGACACCGTGGTGGCCGACATGGGCGAGGACCAGATGGCGACCTGCGTCTACGCCGTCCACGACCCGGCGTCCGGCGGATGTCTCGTGGCGCGGGCCGGTCACCCGCCGCCGGCCGTGGTGCCGCCCGGCGGACCCCCCGCCTTCCTCGACGGCTCACCGGGCACCCCGCTGGGCACGGGCGGCCGGCAGTTCCGCACCGAGCGGATCCCCCTCCCCCCGGGAAGTGTGCTCGTCCTGTACACCGACGGGCTCATCGAGACGCGGGCCGCAGACCTCGACCAGGGGCTCGACCGGCTCGCCCGGGCGCTGCGCTTCCCCGGGCAGCCGCTGGCCGCGCTCTGCGACGGCGTGCT is from Streptomyces asoensis and encodes:
- a CDS encoding RNA ligase family protein, with translation MPTPYPRTPHLPWSPGASSDDVRSGGLGGFAGREVVVTEKLDGENTTLYADGLHARSVDSAHHPSRAWVKALQGRIGARIPEGWRVCGENMYARHSIPYDDLESYFYGFSVWDDRDRCLDWDATVRFLRALGVPAPPVVWRGTCDERALRRLRVETGRQEGFVVRTVEGFTRADFAARVAKWVRPGHVTTSTHWMHTGVVPNGLGPAAALWAVRSGAAADPQALALHLGAAQDDTDPEAAAEAGARLDTLGTRGDARLAGVLAALLHRTPRARLMTRSAAPLGVPLARRVADLVGLHGALHRPYPDAERRAGLVRMSFAARPAVLHAVAAATAREKTAREQAEWSALHAEEAALMSEAPLRPLRDGLREELARDGVGGEAADRCWAEAREMYAQGRVGSVREAVAATWRWRDGGFPRLIHLVGPSGSGKSAFAARTEGPFTCVSLDGLRAARGSRADQKANGDVLREGLGRLDDALGAGGTVVWDATSLNPHQRSLVHAVARRRDALITHAVFLTDEDELTRRNATRAHPVPADVLAAQLRRFVPPYPGQAHRSWYVDAEGTVGDRDGSLDGEDP
- a CDS encoding SpoIIE family protein phosphatase, giving the protein MLRELLPIALWREDSDGRIVEWSLAAQDLLGHRPQDVLGRAAAALLVPEGRHELADQLTYRVQGGETVVGTLAVRHRDGHEVTMEMWIVPAADARGRTGALLIAVETSQVLRMRDSLAALESLFSQSPIGLATLGTDLRFLRVNDALARMNGVSAAAHTGRRLTEVVPGVNAVALESTMREVLDGGKAVVDVRRTGRTPADPDRERTWSCSYAPLVDGAGRTLGLIASLIDITESQRAEHEAARARRRFALLAEAGTRIGTTLDLRQTSEEIVRMLVPQLADSADVQLLEEVLAPDESTAATHGVVRRMAALFPDPSAPTARLLPGMTSRIARGSLYERVIADGRPTDLYRSDVPALVTDPRADELRAYLMGLGSARLIPLVARGKVLGAVVVTRLRSREPFDEQDSVLIDELAARAALNIDNALMYTRQRAAALTLQRSLTNSALPAVPGLELTGRYLPASEHDVGGDWFDVIALPEGRTGLVIGDVMGHGVHAAALMGQLRTAVRALARHDVDPARLLRSLDTVVADMGEDQMATCVYAVHDPASGGCLVARAGHPPPAVVPPGGPPAFLDGSPGTPLGTGGRQFRTERIPLPPGSVLVLYTDGLIETRAADLDQGLDRLARALRFPGQPLAALCDGVLGEMLPHPAQDDVAVLMARPL
- a CDS encoding SRPBCC family protein; this translates as MSASLVETVDVEAPVSVAWALWSDVTRWPSFLTHVRLVERLDAHRFAWQLQLPGADKNFVAELTEVVPQERIAWHTVEGVDHAGVVTFHRLSDTTSRVTVQIEYDPKGFVERLGALTNLDSTLANYDLGEFQRLAEETAAA
- a CDS encoding cold-shock protein yields the protein MASGTVKWFNAEKGFGFIAQDGGGPDVFAHYSNINATGFRELQEGQAVTFDITQGQKGPQAENITPA
- a CDS encoding amidohydrolase family protein, which produces MDDHRAAPGGPGAPTGPAPAPARADDGARDEAAEVRRFWTELGLPGLVDVHTHFMPERVLHKVWDYFDALGSLTGGLRWPITYRQEEAERTAVLRGFGVRAFTAMLYPHKPGMARWLNGWAADFAHRTPDCLHTATLYPEPGVETYVREAVEAGARVFKAHVQVGAYDPADELLRPAWGLLAEAGIPVVIHCGSGPAPGKHTGPEPIARVLARHPRLRLVVAHLGMPEYEEFLGLAERYGEVRLDTTMTFTDFAEELAPFPHRALPRLAALGDRVLLGSDFPNIPYPYLHQLHALERLGLGEDWLRAVCHDNGALLFGL